The Xiphophorus hellerii strain 12219 chromosome 7, Xiphophorus_hellerii-4.1, whole genome shotgun sequence nucleotide sequence TTATGGTTCAGGTCAACGTctggaaaaaactttttttattgacagaatGACGATAAATACCTGAAGAGTCTGGAAAAAAACTAGATAAGAAGCAAACAGTGACCAGAAGCCGACTCCAGAAACTCTAGTCCCATCTGAACTAAACGATCCTGGAGCCACATGAAGACAGTCACAAATCAGCCTTCTtcactttaaaagaaacattcatCAATATTCACAGTTGGtgactgtttggtgtttttatatttgaagcACTTTCAGCTGCTTAAATGTGAAACTTGAACTTGCAGGTTAAACTGCGATGCATCGTCTCAGTGTGGCTGCTGACCTCAGCTTCTATTTGCTCCATTTCTTCCAACAAAGACCCGGAATATCGATCCGTCTGAACAGAACCGTCTCTAAATGAGGTCAGCACCAGGCGCTTGTAAATGTAACTGCAGAGCTGGGCGTTTGTCCCAAAGTgatcagtgtttcagctgttttgcagttttctggttctggttctgcaggtcAGTGACTCGATGCTCCGCTGGTtttccttagatagaaactttttcaaaaaccCTGCACCGCTGGACAACCTACAGAAACCTTTCAAGTCTGAGATCTTTAATCATTCAAGTGTTGAAAGAACAAACTCTGAACAAAACAGTTAAACATCGTGGGTTTACAGCATAATAACTTTAAAGTGAAACCTGTGACCTGAGGCGAGGGAAGCATGTGGGGGATCTGTCCGTCCAGCGGGGCCGTCAGCAGCATCTCGCCCAAAATTTGGCGAAGGTGTGTTGCCATGACGGTCTGCTGCTCCACGCCACAGTGATTCTCCAGGGACACGATGACGGGGAAGTCCGATACCTGAAGGGGAAAAACTCGTTAAGCACAAATATTGTAACCAgttcttgttgtttttggtaaatTTCAGCTCAGTTAAATGCCTCTGCTTTGCCTGCGGTGATGAAAACATTCAGCTCTTTTCTCACCGCGCCGCCTCCTCTGAGGACGGACATTGTGGTTTGAGGATTGAGTTGTTTTCACTTGGGTTCATTATAAGATAATTATGTCAAGGCTCTTCTGCAGCCACTCAAATACATTAGAGGTTATCGCAAATTCATTAGTGGCATTTCCCGTGACAACAAATAGGCAGATCGTCAGGAGAACGGTTCCCATGGTGACGCTTCCTGAGTTTCAGGACAACGACGAGTCCCAGCAGGTTCAGCTGAAGTGACTGATGTGCAGTAAACGTTATGATGATGGTACTTGGCAAAACGCTCAGGTTTTAACTGCatttctatgactttgtatttttatgatgtgaagcattttgaatggcattgttgctgaaatgtgttatacaaataaccttgattgattgataaagtttaaaatataaaaaatatgttaaataattgtaaaaaccATCATAAATCTAAGGGTGCATTCCCTgttcagtccgctttaatccaactccagtccgtttgtccAGAAACTCCGGTCCTCCAAACCTtcgtctgggttcggttgaagtgaactctggttcagttcgAATGCATtgtgaacgccaagtggacTGCAGACTGCTCCAAaatcaggaagtggactacagcgcagggcattctgggtaaatacaaccaaaacaaatgtgctagcttagcgctagcaggagaaatcaTGGGAGAAATGACtgtggtctttagccaaagactaaagagttaaaatctgacgctacttcatttgtgtttccatctggtgaagaaggaagttgctctcagtgtcttcagaggtttctgtgtcgtttccttcagtggttcttggtacagcgcccccacaggccaggaggggaacaggttggtttgggtcagagcagagaggaagagaaccacagcagctggaaaaacTCAAAGTTTGGTGCTCACCTTGAAGGCGTACTCTTTGAGAGTTGAGATAATGTCTCTGAAGAGGATTTTTGATGTTAGCGTGTGGCCGTGGTAGACAACGGGTTCCCCGTCGCTGCCGTCCCAGCAGTCCACCTCCACACAGCGGCAGCCTCTCTTCAGCGCCCTGCAGTCAGAGACACATTATTACCAACTCAAGGTTGACTCAAGAGTCATAAAGACAGTCAGACATTTTCCTTTCTGCCTTTTTAGCATGAAAACGTGGTTTTGGTGCAGTTGGTGCAGTGCTCACTGGATGTATGCCTCCAGGCTGCTCTGGCCTCTCAGCTGGTCCTCCAGCAGGTAGGTGTTGTGTGAGGAGGAGATGAAGTAGTGGCTGAGCGGCTGGTTCATGTCCTGCTGAAGCTCCAGGAGCGCCGGGTTGAATACGGAGCCCTCCTGGGAACACAGGTACGTCTGGAAACCCTCCAGCGACATGGAGCTTTCCTTCACGGCTGGACGGAGGCAGAGACACGAAACACATCACAGGTTTTTACTCTGCTGCTCAGTGACGACGTTTAAATCTCTAACCcgttatatttagaaaaaaagaataatttatgattgtttctatttttctgtacatctttaaaaagtcttaaattcatgtatttaaaataaaggccttattatttcttacattggccttaaatacatgaatcacaagtcttaaattttgttgtggcagGAATAAGGGCGAGCATTTATCATATTGCTTATCATTAATCATGATACATTTCTTgtcataataatatttttattattattgtcacaataaattccaaaatattgtaaaaaaccCTGAAGCTGTCTGTATTGTTGACATGGTTATATTTACtatttttctccattatttGTTCAGTAGAGGTGAAAACGTGATTAAATGTGCATTTAATGTGCATTTtattcacagatttattttagtgaaataaatcaCAGTGTTTtgtgtgactggtgtcctataaatgttttacacataGGAATGTTTTCCAAGgacattatttgtgtttgtgggtcTGTGATTGCTCTGCCATGCAGTCACAGATGTACAGTCGCctaaaaaataagtattaaaTAATTCTTATTGCCACTTTTATTATCACAATAGAACCACAAAATATcgtaataaaattttaaatccatGTTGCCCACCACACAGAATTATTTAATCTCTTATAAtctatgtagtttattttttttgctggacttttctgtcaggcaaagtTTGACATCTTCATTGCAGTCAGAGACTTGAAGCAGTCGAGGCTAAAGCTAGCTGCTAATTTGCTCTTGCTACCTAGTAGTTAGGATTAAGTATAAGTTTATTTCCAGTTGGCTGGACGACGTAACTCGGCGTGCATTTTGCATAAAAAGCTTGGCTGCAAATTTTAATTGTACAAATCTGTTGTGatataggtcttaaatttaattcataatggtctttaaaagtcttaaatttgagttggtgaaaccagTAGAGACACTGCATGGAGTTACGTCCAACGAAACCTTTTCTGCTCTATAAATAGTCGTCTTACTGGTAAAACAACCCTGAACACGATTCTGTGAATGTGTGAATAACTCCTGATCTGAACGGGGGATTCTCATGCATCCAGCTACCCGTCTCAGAGGGTTCGTAGCGCTGGATCAGCTGCTGGGCATGCTGGGAGCTCTGGTCCCCTTCGCCCTGCTCCAGCCTCAGGAAggtctccagctcctccagcgtCAGCCGCTCTCCGTCTCCAGAGTAGTCCTGGAAAACCTTCCACACCTCGTCTCTCTGGGTCAGCATCTGGTAGAAGTGGACAAACTGCTCGATTTCCAGGGAGCCGCTTTCACACTTGTCGGCCATCTGGAAACAAAGGAACTGGTTTTTAGAAGACGTCTTTACAACAACAGAAAACGTCTGTTGGGATCTTGGGTTGTTTTGGAGTCTCATAATTATTCGGTGATAGTTTCTAGGTTAGATCAGTCTTGTTCCTGGTTTTCTGCAGTTCAGTTCCTTCTTAATGAATCTATcttatttcttgtgtctagtttttctttctctagtttaattatgtttcctatgtttagtttgttttactgttAGTGTAAGAGCCAGTTAATGGGGAATTCATATAGAataataatttagattaaaaatgtataaatatgcttaatttaattttaagaaattcatGATGAGTATATTTTCTAGAATGTATAACTTCGTTAATATAAAGGgatacttttattgtgaaaagtaattttggCTTCCACTACGTAATGCATAACATTAATATTGCCCGTATGCACGTTTGAGGTCAGATTGCAGTTGGATGCGGTGGAAGCAACACAATTTTTTGACCGATCTGTACCGAGCCTTTCATTTCTTCTGTAAGTGTACTTTTGGAGTTCTTTAAGTAAACATCATAAAAGAAGACTTGGTTTCAGTCGAGtgattcaaatatttgttgttagaCAAACTGCAAAGGTGGTACAACGAACTTTTGGGACGCAGAGTGACACTACataaagtcaaaaaattgctAATGGAGCCTCATTTCTTCTTGCCTGGACAACGCGACTGAAGAGAAAAGAAGCTCGCGCCtcgctgagaaaaaaaaaggactgaaACGGGTAACCCTTTGAATGATTCTCCTAGAAAAGGTAACGAAAAGGCTTCTTTAGTTAGATTCATTTCCCTGTGTACCCTCCCTCATCTCTCGctcctcacacctgcaatcagtTAGTTAATCAGCCCAGGTCTTAAAACAAAGTCATTATTGGCTGATAGTCTCCAGTTTCTCCTGCGATCAGGTCAGATCCGTACCGTAAACAGATGCAGAGCGTTGTCTTCGTTCATCTCCACGTTCATCATCTTCAGCAGCTTCTTCACTTCTTTGAAGTTCATCTTCCCGTCTTTGTTCTTATCGGctttctggaaccagtctcgcACCCATCTGAGAAACGCTGAGGAAAACCTCAAGTCATAGAATCAACTctcatatttaaaaactttaatttggtattttttattCAGAGGTTTGGAGACAGTAAAAGGGAAGCTGCTGGAGGGAGTTAAGGCAGATGTGGGATACTGGTCCTGCCTCTCCTGCTCATCCATGGTCTGGGCTTTGTGGATCAGCTTCCGGACCCCCTGGATCCAGGCCTGGGCCTCCTCTGGGGAGTCGGCCACCAGGTCCAGGTTTCCTTGGCGACCGTGAAACACCAGGGTGAAGCAGAGCTCGGCAGGAAACTCCTCGGAGATGCTCAGCATGACCTCAGACTGATGGCCCTCACGCACCGCCTCCACGTCCATCACTGAGACTGAGACAGTCGTTAGCACCGTTAGCTAGCCCAGGCTGCCTCTGGTCCTTCACCTCTGCACAACACAGCTTCGTCTGAATGGCAACCGCCTTTACTTCTGCTGCATCAAACTGTCTGATTCCCAGTCGCTGATCTACAACCAGTTTACCtccattgtttttaaaaagcggTGCACATATCTCAGCTAAACTGTCATTTCTTCTGGTGCAGCATGCGCCTGTAAAAACCTTCCAAGTGTGGGTAAGCATAAGGATTAGCATGCTAACCCCTCAGgttgtgtttttcagatttcCCAATAGTCAGGATAATGACCATTtcccaagatggccgccgtttTTGTGCCTTTTGAACCAATTATTGCCATAAAATGTTACCCATTTTCATAACTTTATGTCGCATCTTggtggccattttgaaaaatgtcaaaaaaagagaaacaagatCAAGACAATGTTTATGAGGATCAAAGTATTCGGAGTTCCAGGAtcacattaatttttattaccAAAGGAGCTTCATGCATAACTTGCATTAAGCGTCTGGCCTGGTTCTGttggacattttctttttgttgctacATTCCCTTCAGGCGCCAGTTAGTTAGAAATGCTGCCAAAGGCTATAATGTGAGTTTTCCTCTCCCTCCTGACGGATCATATGTGCTCTGACGGTGTTTCTGCACTCACAGGTGGAGTGGCCCTTCCCCGCCCATCTGGATTTGTACCAGATCGTCAGGCCGTCCTCCAGGAGGCGGAAATGACGCTGCTTCTTCCAGGAGCGGGACTTGACCTTCCTCAGGGTCGAGCCCGCCATCATCAGCCTGACGTGCGGGTCGTCCTGGACGTCTGAGGGGAATTATTGACATAGTCAGGaccaaaactacaaaccatcgATCTCAATAGTGGTGGGAACACTTCATCAGAAACTTCTCAAAAGATAGAACCAGTTAGCAACATTTTGAGAA carries:
- the plcd4b gene encoding 1-phosphatidylinositol 4,5-bisphosphate phosphodiesterase delta-4 isoform X1, with protein sequence MEPEGSYVQDDPHVRLMMAGSTLRKVKSRSWKKQRHFRLLEDGLTIWYKSRWAGKGHSTFSVMDVEAVREGHQSEVMLSISEEFPAELCFTLVFHGRQGNLDLVADSPEEAQAWIQGVRKLIHKAQTMDEQERQDQWVRDWFQKADKNKDGKMNFKEVKKLLKMMNVEMNEDNALHLFTMADKCESGSLEIEQFVHFYQMLTQRDEVWKVFQDYSGDGERLTLEELETFLRLEQGEGDQSSQHAQQLIQRYEPSETAVKESSMSLEGFQTYLCSQEGSVFNPALLELQQDMNQPLSHYFISSSHNTYLLEDQLRGQSSLEAYIQALKRGCRCVEVDCWDGSDGEPVVYHGHTLTSKILFRDIISTLKEYAFKVSDFPVIVSLENHCGVEQQTVMATHLRQILGEMLLTAPLDGQIPHMLPSPQELRGKILLKAKKIGGLETHLDETLTDEVSDEDETANDDAESPSAEDPPAETTNKKSKLSRELSDLVVYCKSVHFQGFEHARSQAKCYEMSSFSESKAKKLAKDSGSEFVRCNARQLCRTYPSGLRTDSSNYNPQDMWNVGCQIVALNFQTAGLEMDLNDGRFRQNGCCGYVLKPDFMTDADSSFSPDRPEDRPGYKPARLSIQVISAQQLPKVNQKEGSIVDPLVRVEIYGVPQDQTKEETGHINNNGFNPVWNETLNFIVHSPELALVRFVVEDHDKTSRNDFIGQFTLPFTCIQPGYRHIHLLSKDGTAIPPSSVFVNVSVSELT
- the plcd4b gene encoding 1-phosphatidylinositol 4,5-bisphosphate phosphodiesterase delta-4 isoform X2; this encodes MEPEGSYVQDDPHVRLMMAGSTLRKVKSRSWKKQRHFRLLEDGLTIWYKSRWAGKGHSTFSVMDVEAVREGHQSEVMLSISEEFPAELCFTLVFHGRQGNLDLVADSPEEAQAWIQGVRKLIHKAQTMDEQERQDQWVRDWFQKADKNKDGKMNFKEVKKLLKMMNVEMNEDNALHLFTMADKCESGSLEIEQFVHFYQMLTQRDEVWKVFQDYSGDGERLTLEELETFLRLEQGEGDQSSQHAQQLIQRYEPSETAVKESSMSLEGFQTYLCSQEGSVFNPALLELQQDMNQPLSHYFISSSHNTYLLEDQLRGQSSLEAYIQALKRGCRCVEVDCWDGSDGEPVVYHGHTLTSKILFRDIISTLKEYAFKVSDFPVIVSLENHCGVEQQTVMATHLRQILGEMLLTAPLDGQIPHMLPSPQELRGKILLKAKKIGGLETHLDETLTDEVSDEDETANDDAESPSAEDPPAETTNKKSKLSRELSDLVVYCKSVHFQGFEHARSQAKCYEMSSFSESKAKKLAKDSEFVRCNARQLCRTYPSGLRTDSSNYNPQDMWNVGCQIVALNFQTAGLEMDLNDGRFRQNGCCGYVLKPDFMTDADSSFSPDRPEDRPGYKPARLSIQVISAQQLPKVNQKEGSIVDPLVRVEIYGVPQDQTKEETGHINNNGFNPVWNETLNFIVHSPELALVRFVVEDHDKTSRNDFIGQFTLPFTCIQPGYRHIHLLSKDGTAIPPSSVFVNVSVSELT